A genomic segment from Bacillus cereus G9842 encodes:
- a CDS encoding MTH1187 family thiamine-binding protein has protein sequence MSQQVTMSFSVVPQAKTKDVYSVVDKAIEVVQQSGVRYEVGAMETTLEGELDVLLDVVKRAQQACVDAGAEEVITSIKIHYRPSTGVTIDEKVWKYRDEYAKPEAI, from the coding sequence ATGTCACAACAAGTTACAATGTCATTTTCAGTAGTACCACAAGCGAAAACGAAAGATGTATATTCTGTTGTCGATAAAGCAATTGAAGTTGTGCAACAATCGGGAGTTCGTTATGAAGTAGGGGCAATGGAAACAACTTTGGAAGGAGAATTAGATGTACTTCTTGATGTCGTTAAACGTGCACAACAAGCTTGCGTCGATGCTGGAGCAGAAGAAGTGATTACTTCTATTAAAATCCATTATCGTCCAAGCACTGGTGTAACGATAGATGAAAAGGTTTGGAAGTACCGTGATGAATATGCAAAACCAGAAGCAATCTAA
- a CDS encoding ABC transporter permease, which yields MNMQNQKQSKLITTIWLILLIAIWEGSVSLFKIEPWILPKPSAIVQELIGMKDLLLPNTMQTLQEVIIGLFFAILLGTSIAIIMDVIPLFRILINPLLVISQTIPIVVLAPLFIIWFGYGMLPKVMVVILVCFFPIALSILEGFQTVDKNMLKLLQTMKATKWQVYQKVKFPAVLPYFFSGLKIAVTYSVMGAIIGEWLGASEGLGVMLTRATKSFLTARVFGVAAIIVMVTLCLYFIVEFMARITAPWIYRKDGRK from the coding sequence ATGAATATGCAAAACCAGAAGCAATCTAAACTTATTACAACTATTTGGCTTATCCTTCTCATTGCGATATGGGAAGGATCTGTTTCATTATTTAAAATCGAACCGTGGATTTTACCAAAGCCTTCTGCCATTGTTCAAGAATTAATTGGGATGAAAGATTTACTATTACCAAATACGATGCAAACACTGCAGGAAGTTATAATTGGACTATTCTTTGCAATTTTATTGGGGACGAGCATCGCAATTATTATGGACGTTATACCGTTATTTCGTATTTTAATAAATCCATTGCTCGTTATTTCGCAAACAATTCCAATTGTTGTACTTGCACCACTATTTATTATTTGGTTTGGATATGGGATGTTGCCGAAAGTAATGGTCGTAATACTCGTTTGTTTCTTCCCAATTGCGCTTAGTATTTTAGAAGGTTTTCAAACAGTAGATAAAAACATGTTGAAGCTGTTACAAACAATGAAGGCGACGAAATGGCAAGTTTACCAGAAAGTAAAATTTCCAGCAGTGCTTCCATACTTTTTCTCAGGCTTAAAAATTGCAGTTACATATAGCGTAATGGGGGCAATTATCGGAGAATGGCTCGGTGCAAGTGAAGGATTAGGCGTTATGCTTACGAGGGCTACAAAATCATTTTTGACTGCTCGAGTATTTGGTGTTGCAGCAATCATCGTTATGGTGACATTGTGCCTGTATTTTATCGTAGAGTTTATGGCAAGAATAACAGCACCATGGATATATAGAAAGGACGGCAGAAAATGA